One region of Candidatus Methylomirabilota bacterium genomic DNA includes:
- a CDS encoding metal-dependent hydrolase produces MVLKRDFSITYYGHSTFKVVSPKGKHILIDPWVMGNPACPDRLKSVDKIDLMLITHGHFDHMADAVALAEAHTPKVVAIFEIAAFLESRGVKDTLPMNMGGTQHVEGVAVTMVPAFHSSGIQDEDGRLVYGGDPAGYVVTLENRFPFYHAGDTQVFGDMRLIADLYEPQLSFLPIGDLFTMSPKEAAYACRLLKPKWVIPMHYGTFPPLTGTPAKLREATKGIRGLKVIEMKPGDTIK; encoded by the coding sequence ATGGTGCTCAAGAGAGATTTTTCCATTACGTATTACGGCCACAGCACGTTCAAGGTTGTGAGCCCCAAGGGGAAGCATATTCTGATTGATCCCTGGGTCATGGGAAATCCTGCTTGTCCCGACCGTCTGAAGAGTGTTGACAAGATTGATCTGATGCTCATCACCCATGGCCACTTTGATCACATGGCCGATGCGGTCGCCCTCGCCGAGGCACACACGCCAAAGGTCGTGGCAATCTTCGAGATAGCGGCCTTTCTCGAGAGTCGGGGGGTGAAGGACACGCTGCCTATGAACATGGGGGGGACCCAACATGTGGAGGGTGTCGCGGTAACCATGGTCCCGGCATTCCATAGCTCTGGCATTCAGGATGAGGACGGCCGTTTGGTGTATGGCGGGGATCCTGCCGGCTATGTCGTCACCTTGGAAAATCGTTTTCCCTTTTACCATGCTGGGGATACGCAAGTCTTCGGAGATATGCGGCTCATCGCGGATCTCTACGAGCCTCAACTCAGTTTTCTCCCCATTGGAGATCTTTTTACGATGTCCCCGAAGGAGGCGGCCTATGCCTGTAGACTCCTTAAGCCCAAGTGGGTCATTCCGATGCATTACGGCACCTTTCCGCCCCTCACAGGGACTCCAGCAAAGCTCAGGGAGGCGACCAAAGGGATCAGGGGGCTGAAGGTGATCGAGATGAAGCCTGGCGACACCATCAAGTAG
- a CDS encoding ABC transporter substrate-binding protein: MAEIIEVGHSPDPDDAFMFYALTAGKLETGDLEFRHVLQDIETLNRWAMEGKLPVTALSLHAYAYVADKYDLLPHGASMGRKYGPIVVTRKLLGFDDLRRETIAIPGTLTTAFLTLRVCLGEFPYAVVPFERILEAVAEGRYGAGVIIHEGQLTYQDHGLAKSLDLGAWWHDTTGLPLPLGVNAVRRDLGHTRMHQIAGLLEASIRYALERRQEALEYAMGFARGMDRSSTDTFVGMYVNDLTLAYGQEGRRAAEMLLDWGFKEGVLPRQVGIRFVE; this comes from the coding sequence ATGGCAGAGATTATTGAGGTGGGGCATAGTCCGGATCCGGACGATGCCTTCATGTTTTATGCGCTCACGGCAGGGAAGCTCGAGACAGGCGACCTGGAGTTCCGCCATGTCCTGCAGGATATCGAGACCCTGAACCGCTGGGCAATGGAGGGGAAACTCCCCGTGACCGCCCTTTCCCTTCACGCTTACGCCTATGTGGCTGACAAATATGACCTGCTGCCTCACGGTGCGAGCATGGGGAGGAAGTACGGGCCGATTGTGGTGACACGAAAACTGCTCGGCTTCGATGACCTCCGCCGTGAAACGATTGCGATCCCTGGAACGTTGACCACCGCCTTCCTCACCCTGCGGGTCTGCCTGGGGGAGTTTCCGTATGCCGTTGTCCCCTTCGAGCGGATTCTTGAAGCGGTAGCCGAAGGGCGGTACGGAGCAGGTGTGATCATTCATGAGGGGCAACTGACATATCAGGATCATGGGCTCGCAAAAAGCTTGGACCTCGGAGCATGGTGGCATGACACGACGGGACTCCCGCTACCCCTGGGCGTTAACGCCGTCCGGCGGGATCTGGGACACACCAGAATGCACCAAATCGCGGGCCTCCTCGAAGCGAGCATCCGTTATGCGCTCGAGCGACGGCAAGAGGCGTTAGAGTACGCCATGGGTTTTGCCCGCGGGATGGACCGGTCTTCTACAGACACCTTCGTGGGGATGTATGTGAATGATCTGACCCTGGCCTACGGGCAGGAGGGCCGGCGGGCAGCGGAAATGCTGCTTGACTGGGGGTTCAAAGAGGGAGTTTTACCGCGCCAGGTCGGAATCCGTTTTGTAGAGTAG